One stretch of Clavelina lepadiformis chromosome 6, kaClaLepa1.1, whole genome shotgun sequence DNA includes these proteins:
- the LOC143461702 gene encoding uncharacterized protein LOC143461702: MEQSATSSASKKEETCEKYESLLACVEKFLKSLRDKPGSCKKFAKAFPKCYKECREILQSISDQMWEACETNQKAHIMALIEEIDLKQSLCKIANAELDENPTWRPSGNPQEDIKPWIYKAREDKIAELEKLVEEAESENHILRDKLQSKKEHINSLMEKIEGAVTDWEQMNDVCESKKEMLAAAQDQMMDLTT; the protein is encoded by the exons ATGGAGCAGTCAGCAACTAGTTCGGCTAGTAAGAAAGAAGAAACatgtgaaaaatatgaaagTTTACTTGCATGCGTCGAGAAATTTCTCAAAAGCTTGCGTGATAAGCCAGGATC cTGCAAGAAATTTGCAAAGGCATTTCCAAAATGTTACAAGGAATGTCGTGAGATATTGCAAAGTATATCTGACCAGATGTGGGAAGCTTGTGAAACAAACCAGAAAGCTCATATAATGGCTTTGATTGAAGAAATAGATCTCAAACAATCTCTGTGCAAAATTGCCAATGCTGAGTTAGATGAAAACCCTACTTG GCGACCCAGTGGAAATCCACAAGAAGATATCAAACCGTGGATCTACAAAGCGAGGGAAGACAAGATAGCTGAACTTGAGAAACTTGTTGAG GAAGCTGAAAGTGAAAATCATATTTTGCGTGACAAACTTCAATCCAAGAAAGAGCACATTAATTCTTTAATGGAGAAAATAGAAGGAGCTGTAACTGATTGGGAACAG ATGAATGATGTTTGCGAGAGCAAGAAAGAGATGTTGGCTGCTGCTCAAGATCAGATGATGGACCTCACAACATAA